ACTTGACATGTTGCATAATCATaacacagggaaagagagagagaccctaaTGACATCAGCAAACTGACCATGTACACAAGGGCAAACAAGTACGTTAAAGAACATAGTCCAAGTCAGtccattttttcctctctctctctgacccccacacacacacaaacgtagtAGTACTACTAACCATATCAGGTGCCCCACATACAGTAATTAGATGAACAAAGATGTCTTGCCATGTGcggatgaaaataaaatattatgcattaacaagttattttaaaataaatgtgcatgAAGATACTTAAAACCTCTCAGAGAATGAAGCAGACAATACTATCAGAACAACCCAAGAATGCTGCAGTCTGTCCGTTGTTGCCCCCCCCCGGAGTCTTCGATCCTCTAATCGTTTCTTCCTCGTGATCCacggagtttttccttgccccTGTTGCCCCTGGCTTTCTCACTGGGCGGCTtagactcggacatttgtaaagctgctttctgacaccatctgttataaaaagcactatatacatacattttactttactgATGAAGTCTTGATTCATGCAGTTTTGTGGTGTACAAAAGGGAAGTACATTCCCATTCTGAGACAAAAGACCCCTTCAGGGCAGCTGTGCTAAAACCCAAGCCCTCTTCAAATGGAAGTGACCGCACATTTGCAGCGTTGTTGTAGGGTAAGAATTTTTCCGCATGAACAGACAGATGTCCTGCTACTTTGTGTACCTCAAAAAAATTCTAGAACCCTTGAAAGTTGAATGAGTAGTACACTTAAGGAGCAATTGATAACACATCGTGTTTGTGCAATAGTTACTGTGCACGAGCTATGAGAGCCgaagctgatttaaaaaaaacaaaaacaaacaaaccaaccaatgCCTTTTCAGGAAACAAAAGGATTCTAGTCACACATAAAATTGTGTAATTTTTTAGTCACACACAGGAACAATGTTTCAGTTAACTAATTGCATCAAGCAAAAACTACATGTACATCATATATATGCCAACATTtaggtgtttttctttctcaagtGTCAAGGGCTTTCAGCTACACAACAGTCATCTGATAAAATTGTTGAATGAATCTAACTTTGCcaacaaacagaaagaagacAACTAGAGAacagtttttttaaaactatcTTTATTGGGTATCCCAACAGAAGGCGCACTTAAATGATATCTACTGGCTTGATTGAAAGATAACAAAACATATGGTCTAATAAAGAAAATCTTACTTTCTGATCATTTATAGCAATTAAAGGGACTCATGTCAAACCCATGACTGGCACTATCCAAATTTGGCTCATAAAGATGCCACCTAGAGGGCCAACATTGCCCTCAGGCCTGGGGGGAAATCCCAACTCAGTTTATTAACCGGTGGGAGGAGCTGCAGTCAAGTCTCATCTTCCAATAAAATGTCAGCTGTTAACAGCATATTTAAGTGAAAACTGATTATTTGTCAAAAACCGCAAGTTAATCATTATTGGCAGAGATACAACAAATCCCATGATTATCACTGTCACTTATACGAAGGAAAAAagttggcaaaaaaaaaaaaaagtaacatgaTAACTGTGTTGACTTAAACTACACAAATGAAAGTGGTAAGTCAAAGACATTGGCCCATATCTGTTCTTAACAGAGTAATGGACAACATggttttaaaaaggagaaaggaagaataaaaaagaatgcTGCAACACAAGCCAGTGTTTAAATTTTAACGATGATCGTTTGCTTCCGATTTACTATGCTTACAGTTTATGGaaccccccctccaaaaaaaaccaaaacaaaacaaaaaacaaaagaatgctATTTTGGGATGGgaactttttttgtgtttgttttttttttttttttttaatcactggcTCGCAGCATAAGTGCTCAAACACTCTTCAACCTCTCCGTCATCTTTCAAAATAAACTATGCAACAGCTTCCTCTGAAGTGACAGTTGCCTTTACAATGCACTGCCTCTAGTATGTTTGTAGAGTTTTctttattatataaatgaaGTTTAACTAAAGCCAGTCCATAAGAACCATGATGAGGTTTTTCTTTAAAGATGAACACTGTAAAATCCAAAGTGCAGAATATCATTTGAGTGATCAAGGAAAATCCATTAAGTGGTGATATGCATATTTCTGCAGCTTAATGTCCaaggaaaaaaaggagagaattTGCTTTTAGAGAACAAGTGTAATGAATGGATGGAATGGCAGACACTGTTACTTTGTCCTAGAAAGCACTACTGCATTTTAATGATAGTCTCTTAACCACTGCATATCTGCTTACAGATGCACAGTACTGTGTGACATGCCACTGTAATTGTAACCATTCTTATGAGACTctacacattttgaaaaatgtcgATCTGAGCAAAATgctaaattatttaaacacatAGTCGaaatttaaatggaatttaatgGAATCCATTGCCTTGATTCCAGAAAGTATTTTTTCTTGACTTTACTTGCAAGCAATTAGATTTCCTAACACCTGCCATCTCCCACTCCATGGAATTGTTTCAATGAAACACTTAAAAGCTGACCTAATGCTCACAATGGCCCAGTTCTTAAAAGGTGGAGAAAGCATCCTGTCCCTTGCTCCTCCTCCTAACTAGACCAGACATCAAACCAGCCTGAATAACACAAGGCATGAGTGTTAGGAAGGGGCTAGATGAGACTCTGCAGATTTTGAAATAGTACACataaagaggagaaaaaggaagtGATATATAGTTAAGTGCATTTGTGTGGAGGGAGAGGGCCCCCTACTGTAAACGATTAACATTTCTGGTGAGTCAAATCTCAGAGTgcctcctccctctgtgtggCGTGAATACCATTTACACTAATGGCAcgtaataatacacacacccccctcaaaaaaaaaaaaaaaaggatttgcaTACACATAAGGAAGAcaacacccaccccaccaccatGCATGTACATCCCCTAGTAATAGTTGTCAATAAGAAAATATACGTGGAGGTTAAATGAAAACTATACAATTATTAATACAACAGTTAGAGTGAAGAGCTATAAATTTCTGGCAATAAAAAAGTATCAattgtttctctttcccttttgaATTGGGTCTCTTCTCTTGGTTTATAGACAAGAGGTAAAGTGTATAGAAAAGACACAGTCTTATGCAggcctgtgtatgtgttggtTTATAAGTGTGTACATTCTCATGCGATTGCTTTTGCCTCTGGCAAAAATGCCTCCCAGTACTTTATCAGctagaacagagagaaagaaatacaaacaaaagttATTTTCATAGTCTTTTTCACAATAATGTCTTTGAAATGGCAAGGTAGACATATAGGAAAATCCTTTTACCTGTTGCTCTGAATGTAACAAAGATTGCAGGTATTTAATAATTTGCTTCTTGAAATCCCGAGTCTTCTCTTTCTGTTACGGAAAAGCAAGTACAACAAATATCTTATTAACTTTGCTTATAATCACATTGAAGAACACTTTACAAATTGGAATTCACAAACTCTATTCAATAACATCAAACCCATTCTCTCTGCCCACCTCAAACCTCATGACCTCTTTGCGCACGGTAGCAGAGACTCTGTCGAAGTCTCGTTCGTACTGACTGACCCTGCCCTCCCACTGTAACACAAGACACAGTCCAGAGTCACAGTAGCCCACCCGAGGGACAGGAATCAaagttaaacaaatgtttaaatttacTGTGGGTGTTGTCAGCTCAAGTGTTATATACATGGAAGCACTCGTGCAAACCTTGGGTGCCCCATCACTGAAATCAAAGCAGACATGCATCTCTACTTTGTtataacacagaacaaaaagcaaaaaagagagTCCACTTCACTTCTCATAGTCAGggttatttatttcttaaaactGAGCAGCAAGCTATTTTAGGGTCATATGGGTTAATCAATTAAAGTAGAACTGGTTAATATCTGGAGTACAGAGGATTTAGCTGTTTTCTGCCAGGTTAACAGGCAAGAAACACTTGTTAAAACGCCTCACGCTTCAACCgcattccccctctctctagtGAAACTCAGGCGCTGCGGCAGGTTTCAGCAGGTAGCAAACTGACATTACAAGAAAAAACAACTCAGGCAGTAAgctcaaaaagaaaatgttctgcacatctgaacatttaaaaagcagagaAAGGAGTTACCACCCTGGGTGCACTATTTTGGGGCTGTCGAATAAACCAActttaacaatataaacaaaatgtttaaaaaaaaaaaaaaaaaaaaggaaccaaaaagaaagacaagccAACAGAGAGGCTAGGTGTGGCCTGGCCTCCAGGGGAGCACTACCTCGCCAATCTCATCCTTGGCCTGCTGCAGTTTTTCTGGTTTGTTGGCCCACAGCAGTTTGGCCTCggcctctctcttcttctgcagCATGTTCTGACCATCCTGCCACCGCTGCCATGCCTTCATGCGCTGGTCAAAGCAAGCCTGGACacaaagacaaatacacacgTACGTATCTATCGGTGTATGGGTGAAAGATTAAACCCTTAAATATGATTTATGCACCATAGCCATCCTTACAGATAGTTATGAACTACCTCAGTTACTGTactaaaaacatttagaaataattAAAGCTTGAACCTCAGTGAACATCTATGTTAATGCTGAGTTTCAGTCTAGCACAAGGTTTAATATGTGACAAGCTGTGCCCATTAAAGCTACGTTTGAAGAGAACACTTAACTTGGTCTGCATGAACATGGATTGTGGATGCGTCTCCCTACCCTCACAGCCCCCAGCAGCCGTATGTAGTCGGCAAGGAGCTCAGCGAAGATGAAGAAGTCGTTGGCTGCCTGGTCTTGATGAAGCTGCTCGATGCGGTCCTCCACCTCTGCCAGCTGAGACAGGGCTCGCGACAATGCTGTGTTGTCCTCCGAGCTGCCCAGCATGGCCACGCTCTTAGcaaacactgctgtgttcaCAGACAACTCTGCAAGCAAATGACACAGTTCAGCCATCACCACGCCCTCCCTCCAGCCTgagcctttctgtctgtcaCAATAGATCTTTTActtgacaaacaaaacaaaaatagagaAAGCCCCTCACAAGTTAGATTATGACAGAGTAAAGGACAAATTAGGAGGCTACTCATAGGGGGGTTGAACCCAAAACCATGCAGGCACCACCTTTCCTGTGGTTGACCAGGGACTCCACCATGCCATGCAGTTTCCGTAGCTGCTGGTCCTCACTTTCTACCTCCTGCAACTTTTCTTCAAACCACTGCAAAGGCACATCACCACACTCAATCCACTGGAATCAAATACTTGACAGTTTTTTGCCTGTGGCAGACGTGCAGCACAGCGGGCTTTAAGGCTGTTCAGAACACCGCCTTCATGAGAAGCCAATGCAGCGGTAATTACTTACCACATCCGACTCATTCATTTTGATGGTCATCTTGCTGACTGCATCTGTAGCTTTGTTGATCATCTTCAGGAAACCTGCTCCACTCAGAGCCTGGGTACTAACTGCCCTGGGTAActaacaatacatacacacaaccgTGATCACACAGCAAAGATAAGGCTGTGGACATACTTTCTTTTGCATCTGAGGCATACCAGAATGCATTAACCCTAGTGGAGGTACCAGAGGAAGGATAACAATGGACAGATATCTTATGATAATcaatgagagaaagtgaaagtgatCTTACCTCCTCTTTTTCTAAGAACTCTCTCACATCTGGGTCCTGTAGCAGGGAAGGATGGGACACAACTCTCTGGAGGTACCTGAGGAGATGCTGAGAGTGTGAGCCTCAGGATtgagtttatttttttacaacaaTAATTGTGTCATCACTGTTAAACAATTCCAGTAAAGATGTGCAGTGAGTGACCTTTCTAGAGcagctctcctcctctctacaAACTCATCTGAAGACAGGTCCTCTTTGCCAACCTTCACTTTAGTCATTCCTACACAAAACCAGCACAGTACACAACTGCCAGTCAGAACTACACTGaaccaaaatgacagaaaactaAATGGAATATTAacaaagcaaaaccagaaaatgaaaCAGTCCTCCCCCTAACAGAGGGAGGCCTACTTACCCAGAATGCTCTTCTCTGGTGCAGGAGGCACGATGTATCCATTTGGCGAATGTTTCTCAGAGAGTTTCTCATACAGACCCAGAAAATCACTAAAGCGCCTACGCACTGTGAGCTGCTTACTGCGAAACATAGACAATGTTgtctgtgagacagacagatggagagagggagagagagagagagagagagagtgcgcgacacagacagacagacacagagagagagagagagagagagagagagggagagagagagagagaatggttaGAGCCCAAAGCAAGGTGCATCTACACATAGTTAAGTGCACTACAAGGATGCAACAATATAAAAATCTCTACACCATTAATGCAAAGACATAGCCTGGCTATTTGTTCAAGAAACACCTTGAAATCAACAGGCAAATGAAAATACCTGTGTTGATACCCTATAGGCCATGTAAGCATTCATACCATCGCCTGCAAGAAGAGGGCCACAGTTAATTAGTCTGAacatataacatacacacatctcATTCTGCTGATAGGCCCACAGGCTCCTGTACTACAAATCATTACACTCACAAGAGgttatggaaaataaacatgacCACAAAATATACCAAACAACTGAGAGAGGGGAAGCAGTGCAGCTCTACAGCCATGCCTACTTAAACCCAGGGGATGGAAGCAGGAAACATGAACTAGCTGCCATAAGACAAAAAAGGGGAAGTGGGACACTGTCAGAGAAAGTTTCTGTTGAGCATTGTGTTGTGGTATCATAAATCAAACAGTTAAAATGTCATGGGCTTGACACTTGTATTCCACTTCCCACCGCAAATGGCACAGAAAGCTGTACATGCACAAATGGTTTTCTGACGTATGTGGATAAGATATGCATTTAtccaaatgacttttttttagaAGCAAGACAAGTAGAATTTATCAGAACAGTAGAAGATATACTTACCAACTTTTTCTGGGTTTGTGACTGAAATGTTCAAATCAaatttgtcttctttctcttcctcctccagctgtatgatgtgtgtgtatgtgtgagagagagagacagatggagagagaaaaacagaaaaaga
This region of Electrophorus electricus isolate fEleEle1 chromosome 2, fEleEle1.pri, whole genome shotgun sequence genomic DNA includes:
- the snx1a gene encoding sorting nexin-1a, with translation MKMAASSERSPPPFPELEDQELEPELEDEDSDEGADIFTGSTLSSMDPPLPVSTSEPDKDIFSGPRAEPLNNPLSETAAEQLKAVSGASSKAKGDVPVEEAGSEEPDDLFSDPLGESGAELETHTSNAPLLDFSEEPPKSDPIKKAASADDYIKKPQKDIFEESTEDGVKAAAAHVGSVAAEKKVLHTDLFGDGVDDDEDKDDLFKTPPGAMMKKPQASLFRAEPDDIFPEAKTEAKPATKASAKQPNNAPTDLFTEEPFTVMPAARAAVKPAAIPSANTSSKTNGLHSDEEDLFAEATVELSLDSPRNDRRKRDAMKPSEPVPCPSTSTSSSKPQPKKLEELEEEEKEDKFDLNISVTNPEKVGDGMNAYMAYRVSTQTTLSMFRSKQLTVRRRFSDFLGLYEKLSEKHSPNGYIVPPAPEKSILGMTKVKVGKEDLSSDEFVERRRAALERYLQRVVSHPSLLQDPDVREFLEKEELPRAVSTQALSGAGFLKMINKATDAVSKMTIKMNESDVWFEEKLQEVESEDQQLRKLHGMVESLVNHRKELSVNTAVFAKSVAMLGSSEDNTALSRALSQLAEVEDRIEQLHQDQAANDFFIFAELLADYIRLLGAVRACFDQRMKAWQRWQDGQNMLQKKREAEAKLLWANKPEKLQQAKDEIGEWEGRVSQYERDFDRVSATVRKEVMRFEKEKTRDFKKQIIKYLQSLLHSEQQLIKYWEAFLPEAKAIA